The Halarchaeum grantii genome contains a region encoding:
- a CDS encoding transcriptional regulator: MESRTTRERIADALREGPETPSSLAETFEVTPHAALGHVEHVAESVRGSPEEELLVRPPACRECGFDGYDDPLNLPSRCPECKHEGIEEPAFVVES, encoded by the coding sequence ATGGAGTCACGAACGACGCGCGAGCGCATCGCGGACGCCCTTCGGGAGGGACCGGAGACGCCGAGTTCGCTCGCCGAAACGTTCGAGGTGACGCCCCACGCCGCGCTCGGGCACGTCGAGCACGTCGCGGAGTCCGTCCGCGGGTCCCCGGAGGAGGAACTGCTCGTCCGGCCGCCCGCGTGCCGCGAGTGCGGCTTCGACGGCTACGACGACCCGTTGAACCTGCCGTCGCGCTGCCCGGAGTGCAAGCACGAGGGTATCGAGGAACCCGCGTTCGTCGTGGAGTCCTAG
- a CDS encoding aminotransferase class IV codes for MRYHVAGELVDAADATVSVADRGFRYGDAGFETLRAYGGGVFRWDDHADRLAGTLDALGFDRYPDAADLRERVRETLAANELADAYVRVSVTRGAQGGKLTPGPADPTVVVVAKPLPRGGVAGEDVWDAPASARVIETRRVPSDALPASAKTHNYLNGVLARTELDGEDEALLRDTDGHLAEGATSNVFWVRDGTLHTPSLAGDVLPGVTRRVVLELAADAGIDVETGVYEPGALRHADEAFLTNTTWEVRPLVAVGDAALPVGPVTERLRDAFDRRVEATHY; via the coding sequence ATGCGCTATCACGTAGCCGGCGAGCTCGTGGACGCCGCCGACGCCACCGTGAGCGTCGCTGACCGGGGGTTCCGTTACGGCGACGCCGGGTTCGAGACGCTGCGCGCGTACGGCGGCGGCGTCTTCCGGTGGGACGACCACGCCGACCGGCTCGCGGGCACGCTCGACGCGCTCGGCTTCGACCGGTACCCGGACGCGGCGGACCTCCGCGAGCGCGTCCGCGAGACGCTCGCCGCGAACGAGCTCGCGGACGCCTACGTCCGCGTCTCCGTCACGCGCGGCGCACAGGGGGGGAAGCTCACGCCCGGCCCGGCGGACCCCACCGTCGTCGTCGTCGCGAAGCCGCTCCCGCGAGGAGGGGTCGCGGGCGAGGACGTCTGGGACGCGCCCGCGAGCGCGCGCGTCATCGAAACGCGCCGCGTCCCGAGCGACGCACTCCCCGCGAGCGCGAAGACGCACAACTACCTGAACGGCGTGCTCGCCCGGACCGAACTCGACGGCGAGGACGAAGCGCTCCTCCGCGACACGGACGGCCACCTCGCGGAGGGCGCGACGAGCAACGTCTTCTGGGTGCGCGACGGCACCCTCCACACGCCGAGTCTGGCGGGGGACGTCCTCCCGGGCGTGACGCGTCGCGTCGTCCTCGAACTCGCGGCCGACGCGGGAATCGACGTCGAGACGGGCGTCTACGAGCCCGGGGCGCTCCGACACGCCGACGAGGCGTTCCTGACGAACACGACGTGGGAGGTCCGCCCGCTCGTCGCCGTCGGCGACGCCGCGCTCCCGGTCGGTCCCGTCACCGAGCGCCTCCGCGACGCGTTCGACCGGCGCGTCGAGGCGACGCACTACTGA
- a CDS encoding sugar phosphate nucleotidyltransferase, producing MKAVVLAGGYATRLWPITKNRPKMFLPVGDSTVIDRIFAEIEADERIDEVFVSTNERFADAFREHIRESDYEKPTLSVEDTSAEDEKFGVVGALAQLFEREGVTDDTLVIAGDNLISFDISEFVDFFEAKETPTIAAYDVGSYERAKSYGLVELDGDEVINFQEKPENPKSTLVSIACYAFPEDVVTSGFDEYLGSGENPDEPGWFVEWLQSRTGVHAYTFEGAWFDIGTPESYLDAVAWQLDGENLVHEDATVENTTLGEDVHVMAGAEVVDSNLDRAVVFPDATLHECDVRNSIIDEDTHLEDIDFSGALVGAHTRITN from the coding sequence ATGAAAGCCGTCGTGCTGGCTGGTGGGTACGCGACGCGTCTCTGGCCCATCACCAAGAACCGGCCGAAGATGTTTCTCCCCGTCGGTGACTCCACGGTCATCGACCGAATCTTCGCCGAGATCGAGGCGGACGAACGCATCGACGAGGTCTTCGTCTCCACGAACGAGCGCTTCGCGGACGCGTTCCGCGAGCACATCCGCGAGTCCGACTACGAGAAGCCGACGCTCTCCGTCGAGGACACGAGCGCCGAGGACGAGAAGTTCGGCGTCGTCGGCGCGCTCGCCCAGCTCTTCGAGCGCGAGGGCGTCACGGACGACACGCTCGTCATCGCCGGCGACAACCTCATCAGCTTCGACATCTCGGAGTTCGTCGACTTCTTCGAGGCGAAGGAGACCCCGACCATCGCCGCCTACGACGTCGGGAGCTACGAGCGCGCGAAGTCCTACGGTCTCGTCGAGCTCGACGGCGACGAGGTCATCAACTTCCAGGAGAAGCCCGAGAACCCGAAGAGCACGCTCGTCTCCATCGCCTGCTACGCCTTCCCCGAGGACGTCGTCACGTCCGGCTTCGACGAGTACCTCGGCTCCGGCGAGAACCCCGACGAACCCGGCTGGTTCGTCGAGTGGCTCCAGTCCCGGACCGGGGTCCACGCCTACACCTTCGAGGGCGCGTGGTTCGACATCGGCACCCCGGAGAGCTACCTCGACGCCGTCGCGTGGCAGCTCGACGGCGAGAACCTCGTCCACGAGGACGCCACCGTCGAGAACACGACGCTCGGTGAGGACGTCCACGTGATGGCGGGCGCCGAGGTCGTCGACTCCAACCTCGACCGGGCGGTCGTCTTCCCGGACGCGACGCTCCACGAGTGCGACGTCCGCAACTCCATCATCGACGAGGACACCCACCTCGAAGACATCGACTTCTCGGGCGCGCTCGTCGGCGCGCACACCCGCATCACGAACTGA
- a CDS encoding class I SAM-dependent methyltransferase produces the protein MSDDPDDRTVRDDDFPEADGRASYLHAVREGYDELARVHREARTAVGEPGIDHVDAVARDLPDGALVLDAGCGAGVPVLSRFDLAFDVVGLDLSREQLGRAHERSPTAGLVQGDMSALPFRDGVFDGLVALHSIIHVPREAHASVYAEFHRVLADGAPALVTTGTDAYEGGTPNWLGSGVEMHWSFPVAEETLASLRDAGFTVEEETRVPDEHGGGEFLFVRVRA, from the coding sequence ATGAGTGACGATCCGGACGACCGGACGGTGCGCGACGACGACTTCCCGGAGGCGGACGGTCGCGCCTCCTACCTGCACGCGGTCCGCGAGGGCTACGACGAACTCGCGCGCGTCCACCGCGAGGCCCGAACCGCCGTCGGCGAACCCGGTATCGACCACGTGGACGCCGTCGCGCGCGACCTGCCGGACGGCGCGCTCGTCCTCGACGCGGGGTGTGGCGCGGGCGTTCCCGTCCTCTCGCGTTTCGACCTCGCGTTCGACGTCGTCGGCCTCGACCTCTCGCGCGAGCAACTCGGGCGCGCGCACGAGCGCTCGCCGACGGCGGGGCTCGTGCAGGGCGACATGAGCGCGCTCCCGTTCCGCGACGGCGTCTTCGACGGGCTGGTCGCGCTCCACTCCATCATTCACGTCCCCCGCGAGGCCCACGCGTCGGTCTACGCGGAGTTCCATCGCGTGCTCGCGGACGGCGCGCCCGCGCTGGTCACCACGGGAACGGACGCCTACGAGGGCGGGACGCCGAACTGGCTCGGGAGCGGCGTCGAGATGCACTGGAGCTTCCCCGTCGCCGAGGAGACGCTCGCGAGCCTCCGGGACGCCGGGTTCACCGTCGAGGAGGAGACGCGGGTGCCGGACGAGCACGGCGGCGGCGAGTTCCTCTTCGTCCGCGTTCGGGCCTAG
- a CDS encoding glycosyltransferase: protein MRVALVSARTVHHADAGPAAERLDSLRALLAGRGHDVTVFCAQWWDGDHDAFEHDGVAYRALEPEPEERWAPLRLLPALRSFDPDVVHVADPRPGFVFGARLASAFGAPVVTEYYDPPSDDRLTRWAAAASDAVVVPSAFVGTALREAGVPDEALHRIPNAVEMDRVRAVAADPDAGDVVYSRTLDADANLESVLLALAEFRDYDWSATVVGDGPERANYERQARDMGIADRVSFVGEQSLDDRLALFKGAHVYAQTAYRTSFPTDLLRALACGCVGVVEYHADSAAHELVEGDARGFLATSDEELVDCLRDATDVERLDIDESYAAHDERAFLERYLSLYRDLGAV from the coding sequence ATGCGCGTGGCGCTCGTCTCCGCCCGGACCGTCCACCACGCGGACGCGGGTCCGGCCGCCGAGCGCCTCGACTCGCTTCGCGCCCTCCTCGCCGGACGCGGCCACGACGTCACCGTCTTCTGCGCGCAGTGGTGGGACGGCGACCACGACGCCTTCGAGCACGACGGCGTCGCGTATCGCGCCCTCGAACCCGAACCGGAGGAGCGGTGGGCGCCGCTCCGGCTCCTCCCGGCGCTCCGGTCGTTCGACCCGGACGTCGTCCACGTCGCCGACCCCCGCCCGGGGTTCGTCTTCGGCGCGCGACTCGCGAGCGCGTTCGGCGCGCCCGTCGTCACCGAGTACTACGACCCGCCGTCCGACGACCGCCTCACGCGGTGGGCGGCGGCTGCGAGCGACGCCGTCGTCGTCCCCTCGGCGTTCGTCGGCACGGCCCTCCGGGAGGCCGGCGTCCCCGACGAGGCGCTCCACCGGATTCCGAACGCCGTCGAGATGGACCGCGTCCGCGCCGTCGCGGCCGACCCGGACGCCGGTGACGTCGTCTACTCGCGGACGCTCGACGCGGACGCCAACCTCGAGTCGGTGCTGCTCGCGCTCGCGGAGTTCCGCGACTACGACTGGTCGGCGACCGTCGTCGGCGACGGCCCGGAGCGCGCGAACTACGAGCGCCAAGCGCGCGACATGGGCATCGCGGACCGTGTCTCCTTCGTCGGCGAGCAGTCCCTCGACGACCGCCTCGCGCTCTTCAAGGGCGCACACGTCTACGCGCAGACCGCCTACCGGACGAGCTTCCCGACCGACCTCCTGCGCGCGCTCGCCTGCGGCTGCGTCGGCGTCGTCGAGTACCACGCGGACTCCGCGGCACACGAACTCGTCGAGGGCGACGCGCGGGGCTTCCTCGCGACGAGCGACGAGGAGCTCGTGGACTGCCTGCGCGACGCCACCGACGTCGAGCGCCTCGACATCGACGAGTCGTACGCCGCCCACGACGAGCGCGCGTTCCTCGAACGCTACCTCTCCCTCTATCGCGACCTCGGCGCCGTCTAG
- a CDS encoding PAS domain S-box protein gives MGNAAEFVRSGGSLRDDDEFLRALIENTSEGLLTIDEDSVIVFANPAMERILGYAPEELVGSSKMSIIPERFRSAHANGLDQYLQSGERHIDWDGVELTALHADGHEVPVSVSLREHEYDGERVFTGIITDITERKAREETLREQKAELEEFADVLSHDLRNPLAVAKAQLSLERDRRDSEYLRTVDESIDRIDQIIEDMLARARRTDDADAVDTLLVHAVAQAAWDTVATGDATLDLPDGVWQVRANRSRFRQLLENLFRNAVEHSGRSDPTVTVGVVGDGDGFYVADDGTGFSDEVIARDVGRSLDTESGHYGLHIVGTIASEHGWSMRLEAGADGGARVEFRDVTLVGKADAAVSS, from the coding sequence ATGGGGAACGCCGCCGAGTTCGTTCGGAGCGGGGGGTCTCTGCGCGACGACGACGAGTTCCTGCGCGCGCTGATCGAGAACACGTCCGAGGGACTGCTCACGATCGACGAGGACAGCGTCATCGTCTTCGCGAACCCGGCGATGGAGCGCATCCTCGGCTACGCGCCCGAGGAACTCGTCGGGAGTTCGAAGATGAGCATCATTCCGGAGCGCTTCCGCTCCGCGCACGCGAACGGTCTCGACCAGTACCTGCAGAGCGGCGAGCGGCACATCGACTGGGACGGCGTCGAGCTGACCGCGCTGCACGCCGACGGCCACGAGGTCCCGGTGTCGGTGAGCCTGCGCGAGCACGAGTACGACGGCGAGCGCGTCTTCACCGGCATCATCACGGACATCACGGAGCGCAAGGCCCGCGAGGAGACGCTGCGCGAGCAGAAGGCCGAACTCGAGGAGTTCGCGGACGTCCTCTCGCACGACCTCCGCAACCCGCTCGCCGTCGCGAAGGCACAGCTCTCGCTCGAGCGCGATCGGCGAGACAGCGAGTACCTCCGCACCGTCGATGAGTCCATCGACCGCATCGACCAGATCATCGAGGACATGCTCGCGCGCGCTCGCCGCACGGACGACGCGGACGCCGTCGACACGCTGCTCGTCCACGCCGTCGCGCAGGCGGCGTGGGACACCGTCGCGACGGGCGACGCGACGCTCGACCTCCCGGACGGGGTGTGGCAGGTGCGCGCCAACCGGAGCCGCTTTCGCCAGCTCCTCGAGAACCTCTTCCGGAACGCCGTCGAGCACAGCGGCCGCTCGGACCCGACGGTGACGGTCGGCGTGGTCGGGGACGGGGACGGGTTCTACGTCGCGGACGACGGCACCGGGTTCTCGGACGAGGTCATCGCGCGCGACGTCGGCCGTTCGCTCGACACCGAGAGCGGCCACTACGGCCTCCACATCGTCGGGACGATCGCGTCCGAGCACGGCTGGTCGATGCGTCTCGAAGCGGGCGCGGACGGCGGGGCGCGCGTCGAGTTCCGCGACGTGACGCTCGTGGGGAAGGCGGACGCCGCCGTCAGTTCGTGA
- a CDS encoding DUF371 domain-containing protein encodes MHREVVHARGHENVSAAHASTFEVTTDDYLTPAGDCILAVEAARAPADFDDAFVEAVRDADATVTLTVEADGHTVSVAGRGDPDLTYESERSMVGRTSTYVDDRTVMLDAEFAAEGFDDGLVDALAAGADATVTLTVE; translated from the coding sequence ATGCATCGGGAAGTCGTCCACGCACGCGGCCACGAGAACGTCAGCGCCGCGCACGCGAGCACGTTCGAAGTCACCACCGACGACTACCTCACGCCGGCGGGCGACTGCATCCTCGCCGTCGAGGCCGCTCGTGCGCCCGCCGACTTCGACGACGCGTTCGTCGAGGCGGTGCGGGACGCCGACGCCACCGTCACTCTCACCGTCGAAGCCGACGGCCACACGGTGTCGGTCGCGGGACGCGGCGACCCCGACCTCACGTACGAGAGCGAGCGCTCGATGGTCGGACGCACCAGCACGTACGTCGACGACCGCACGGTCATGCTCGACGCCGAGTTCGCCGCCGAGGGGTTCGATGACGGCCTCGTCGACGCCCTCGCCGCCGGCGCGGACGCCACCGTCACCCTCACCGTCGAGTAG
- the sppA gene encoding signal peptide peptidase SppA: MDTLGNRLGQLAVVVLAALAAVVVGWTVFVLLPGDTAELLGVVLTIAFAIGAVRGAARLARGWFADYNVAEVAVDGPITRDGAGDGLAGGVVTPPADAIVEQIEAADGDPNVAGLLVKLNTPGGEIVPSDDIRLAVERFDGPAVAYTTDQCASGGYWIASTCDRLFAREGSLVGSIGVIGSTVNAKELAEELGVSYERFAAGKYKDAGQPLKELDADDRDYLQGLIDDYYDAFVERVAAGRDLDPAAVRDTEARVFLGEEAVERGLVDEIGTARDAEDALSESLGVEVAVEEFRPSPGLMRRLRVGAQSVAYAAGAGVARTLAGEDGVDVELR; the protein is encoded by the coding sequence ATGGATACGCTCGGAAACCGACTCGGGCAGCTCGCAGTCGTCGTCCTCGCGGCGCTCGCCGCCGTCGTCGTCGGCTGGACGGTGTTCGTCCTGCTGCCGGGCGACACCGCAGAACTGCTCGGCGTGGTGCTCACGATCGCGTTCGCGATCGGCGCCGTTCGCGGCGCGGCGCGACTCGCGCGCGGGTGGTTCGCCGACTACAACGTCGCGGAGGTCGCCGTCGACGGCCCGATCACGCGCGACGGAGCCGGCGACGGGCTCGCGGGCGGCGTCGTGACGCCGCCGGCGGACGCCATCGTCGAGCAGATCGAGGCGGCGGACGGCGACCCGAACGTCGCGGGCCTGCTCGTGAAACTGAACACGCCGGGCGGCGAAATCGTCCCGAGCGACGACATCCGCCTCGCCGTCGAGCGCTTCGACGGCCCGGCGGTCGCGTACACGACCGACCAGTGCGCGAGCGGGGGGTACTGGATCGCCTCCACGTGCGACCGGCTGTTCGCCCGCGAGGGCAGCCTCGTCGGGAGCATCGGCGTCATCGGCTCGACGGTGAACGCGAAGGAGCTCGCGGAGGAACTCGGCGTCTCCTACGAGCGCTTCGCCGCCGGGAAGTACAAGGACGCCGGCCAGCCGCTGAAGGAGCTCGACGCGGACGACCGCGACTACCTCCAGGGGCTCATCGACGACTACTACGACGCCTTCGTCGAGCGCGTCGCGGCGGGCCGCGACCTCGACCCGGCGGCCGTCCGGGACACCGAGGCGCGCGTCTTCCTCGGCGAGGAGGCCGTCGAGCGCGGTCTCGTGGACGAGATCGGCACCGCGCGCGACGCCGAGGACGCCCTCTCGGAGTCGCTCGGCGTCGAGGTGGCCGTCGAGGAGTTCCGCCCGTCGCCCGGGCTGATGCGGCGGCTCCGCGTCGGCGCGCAGTCCGTCGCGTACGCGGCCGGCGCGGGCGTCGCACGGACGCTGGCGGGCGAGGACGGCGTGGACGTCGAGTTGCGCTGA
- a CDS encoding Rieske (2Fe-2S) protein, whose product MDSGTRMAPLADVPDASSLLVTLRDEAGEDVEFVLVRADGGDSEGAEEEVRAWHNVCPHWTDVRFDSGSGAEVRNGDLVCTKHGATFGCESGDCDFGPPEGSSLTGVDVAVRDGGVYLVDEDYEFVRVGAAETERDRSTNPGERLGF is encoded by the coding sequence ATGGATTCCGGGACGCGGATGGCGCCACTCGCGGACGTCCCCGACGCGTCGAGCCTGCTCGTCACCCTCCGCGACGAGGCCGGCGAGGACGTCGAGTTCGTCCTCGTGCGCGCCGACGGCGGCGATAGCGAGGGCGCGGAGGAGGAGGTTCGGGCGTGGCACAACGTCTGCCCGCACTGGACGGACGTCCGCTTCGACTCGGGGAGCGGCGCGGAGGTCAGAAACGGCGACCTCGTCTGCACCAAGCACGGCGCGACGTTCGGCTGTGAGAGCGGCGACTGCGACTTCGGCCCGCCCGAGGGGTCGTCGCTCACCGGCGTCGACGTCGCCGTTCGCGACGGCGGCGTCTACCTCGTGGACGAGGACTACGAGTTCGTGCGCGTCGGGGCGGCCGAGACGGAGCGCGACCGCTCGACGAACCCCGGCGAGCGCCTCGGCTTCTAG
- a CDS encoding diphthine--ammonia ligase: MSDFDAGEGRWVSLFSGGKDSSWALYRALESDLDVACLLTVHPSADSYMYHVPATELTGLAAESVGIEHVNVEPADFEAANATDAGAQGDAELEPMERALERLADDLDGGLAGVTAGAIESEFQTSRIQAMADRLGCEVFAPLWQKDPLELGAAMLDAGFEITILQVAAYGLDESWLGRTLDRDALDELAALSEEYGVHPLGEGGEFETFVTDGPHMARAIDLDYEPVWEGDRGRVEITDARLA, translated from the coding sequence ATGAGCGATTTCGACGCGGGCGAGGGACGGTGGGTGTCGCTGTTCTCCGGCGGGAAGGACTCGAGCTGGGCGCTCTACCGCGCGCTCGAATCCGACTTGGACGTCGCGTGCCTCCTCACCGTCCACCCCTCGGCGGACTCCTACATGTACCACGTGCCGGCGACGGAGCTCACGGGTCTCGCGGCCGAGAGCGTCGGCATCGAGCACGTGAACGTCGAGCCGGCGGACTTCGAGGCGGCGAACGCGACGGACGCGGGCGCGCAGGGCGACGCGGAACTCGAACCGATGGAGCGCGCGCTCGAACGCCTCGCCGACGACCTCGACGGCGGCCTCGCGGGCGTGACGGCGGGCGCGATCGAGAGCGAGTTCCAGACGTCGCGCATTCAGGCGATGGCCGACCGCCTCGGCTGCGAGGTCTTCGCGCCGCTCTGGCAGAAGGACCCGCTCGAACTCGGTGCGGCGATGCTCGATGCGGGCTTCGAGATAACCATCCTGCAGGTCGCGGCGTACGGCCTCGATGAGTCGTGGCTCGGGCGGACGCTCGACCGCGACGCTCTCGACGAGCTCGCGGCCCTGAGCGAGGAGTACGGCGTCCACCCGCTCGGCGAGGGCGGCGAGTTCGAGACGTTCGTCACCGACGGCCCGCACATGGCGCGCGCCATCGACCTCGACTACGAGCCGGTGTGGGAGGGTGACCGTGGGCGCGTCGAGATCACGGACGCGCGACTCGCCTGA
- a CDS encoding coiled-coil protein: MVEEATLEVSEADELITDEELQEKSKGQLIKKAGQFRDRRNELNQLASSRASDRDDLNAKTREKVDEAQEHREKRDELNERVQEHKEQRNELNAKANELFDEVDERKGDLELDEGKDLDELKEDIEQLEFKQQTEVLSPEDERELIEKIENKREEYQQRKETLEDNDDLEGLVEEAEEVRAEASNHHEKVTELADEAQQHHNQMIEAYREADDIRDEADEMHESFVEAQESADAHHEAFVRVQKRLRELDKQEEEERKGERAAKQEEAREEAEEIYERFKEGETVDTEDLRKLQKSGLL; the protein is encoded by the coding sequence ATGGTAGAGGAAGCAACTCTCGAAGTATCCGAAGCGGACGAACTGATCACCGACGAAGAGCTCCAGGAGAAATCCAAGGGGCAGCTCATCAAGAAGGCGGGTCAGTTCCGCGACCGACGTAACGAACTCAACCAGCTCGCTTCTTCCCGCGCCTCCGACCGCGACGATCTCAACGCGAAGACGCGCGAGAAAGTCGACGAGGCCCAGGAACACCGCGAGAAGCGCGACGAGCTCAACGAGCGCGTTCAGGAGCACAAGGAACAGCGCAACGAGCTGAACGCGAAGGCCAACGAGCTCTTCGACGAGGTCGACGAGCGCAAGGGCGACCTCGAACTCGACGAGGGCAAGGACCTCGACGAGCTCAAGGAGGACATCGAGCAGCTCGAGTTCAAGCAGCAGACGGAGGTCCTGTCCCCCGAGGACGAGCGCGAGCTCATCGAGAAGATCGAGAACAAGCGCGAGGAGTACCAGCAACGCAAGGAAACCCTCGAGGACAACGACGACCTCGAGGGCCTCGTCGAGGAGGCCGAGGAGGTTCGGGCGGAAGCCTCGAACCACCACGAGAAGGTCACCGAGCTCGCCGACGAGGCGCAGCAGCACCACAATCAGATGATCGAGGCCTATCGCGAGGCCGACGACATCCGCGACGAAGCCGACGAGATGCACGAGAGCTTCGTCGAGGCCCAGGAGTCCGCTGACGCCCACCACGAGGCGTTCGTGCGCGTCCAGAAGCGCCTGCGCGAACTCGACAAGCAGGAGGAAGAGGAGCGCAAGGGCGAGCGCGCCGCGAAGCAGGAGGAGGCCCGCGAAGAGGCCGAGGAGATCTACGAGCGCTTCAAGGAGGGCGAGACGGTCGACACCGAGGACCTCCGCAAGCTCCAGAAGTCCGGTCTCCTGTAA
- a CDS encoding DUF373 family protein, whose protein sequence is MRTLVVCVDRAGDVARKADVDPPIAGREAVESLVVALGMDDPEDSSVNCLLEVLRLTDDLRAEGDDAVPAVVSGVADTAVGADRSAAAQLDELVAAHDPDSAIVVVDTAEDERLVPVVESRLPVDAVDRVVVRQARDIESTYYLLKQFLADEELRESVLVPLGAVLLVFPVLLTVTRSLAAAVASITAVIGVFILYKGLSVDEYLADLPGQARDALYSGRVSIVTYVIAAGLALVGTFAGALGVSALGDPGVLVAAMAFGYRSVPWLALAALAGATGRLIDEYIRDETLGAARLNLPFGAIAVGLVVRGFTGYFVERAGVLAPLHTPPLPLIGAAVLTPEERLASFVLLGVLVSLVGIRVSSHFAAGDESTDAVRR, encoded by the coding sequence ATGCGTACGCTGGTCGTGTGTGTCGATCGCGCGGGTGACGTGGCGCGGAAGGCCGACGTCGACCCGCCGATCGCGGGCCGCGAGGCCGTCGAATCGCTCGTCGTCGCGCTCGGGATGGACGACCCCGAGGACTCGAGCGTCAACTGCCTCCTCGAGGTGCTCCGCCTCACGGACGACCTCCGCGCGGAGGGCGACGACGCGGTGCCGGCGGTCGTCTCCGGCGTCGCGGACACGGCCGTCGGCGCGGACCGCTCGGCCGCCGCGCAACTCGACGAGCTCGTCGCCGCACACGACCCCGACTCGGCAATCGTCGTCGTCGACACCGCCGAGGACGAACGCCTCGTTCCGGTCGTCGAGAGCCGCCTCCCCGTGGACGCCGTCGACCGCGTCGTCGTCCGGCAGGCGCGCGACATCGAGAGCACGTACTACCTCCTGAAGCAGTTCCTCGCGGACGAGGAACTCCGCGAGAGCGTGCTCGTCCCGCTCGGGGCGGTGCTCCTCGTCTTCCCGGTGTTGCTCACGGTGACGCGCAGTCTCGCCGCCGCCGTCGCCTCCATCACCGCCGTCATCGGCGTCTTCATCCTCTACAAGGGGCTGAGCGTCGACGAGTACCTCGCTGACCTCCCCGGGCAGGCGCGCGACGCGCTCTACTCGGGGCGCGTCTCCATCGTCACGTACGTCATCGCGGCCGGCCTCGCGCTCGTCGGGACGTTCGCGGGCGCGCTCGGCGTCTCCGCGCTCGGCGACCCGGGCGTGCTCGTCGCCGCGATGGCGTTCGGCTACCGCAGCGTCCCGTGGCTCGCGCTCGCGGCGCTCGCGGGCGCGACCGGCCGCCTCATCGACGAGTACATCCGCGACGAGACGCTCGGCGCCGCGCGCCTCAACCTCCCCTTCGGCGCGATCGCGGTCGGTCTCGTCGTCCGCGGGTTCACGGGCTACTTCGTGGAGCGCGCGGGCGTTCTCGCGCCGCTCCACACGCCGCCGCTCCCCCTCATCGGGGCGGCCGTCCTGACGCCGGAGGAGCGCCTCGCGTCGTTCGTCCTGCTGGGCGTGCTCGTCAGCCTCGTCGGCATCCGCGTCTCCAGTCACTTCGCGGCCGGCGACGAGAGCACGGACGCCGTCAGGCGCTAG